A window of Rufibacter tibetensis genomic DNA:
TCCGCTCCATGAAAGCGTGCGTCCAGCTGGGGTCGTTACTAAGCTTGCCTCCCAGTCCGTGGGTTTCGTGGTTCGCCTCGTCCATCACCAAAATACCATACTCGTCGCAAAGGTCGTAAAAGTATGGATCGTTGGGGTAGTGGCTGGTGCGAATGGTGTTGAAGTTGAACTGTTTCAGGGTTTGCACATCTTTCAGAATATCCTCGCGGGTCAGGGCCTTGCCTCTGGTGGGGTGATGATCGTGGCGGTTTACACCATAGAGGTAGGTTTCTTTTCCGTTGATGAGCAGTTTGCTGTTGTCCTTTGAAAACTCGATGCTGCGGAAACCTACCTTGCAGCTTTTGGCCTCCAGCACATTGCCTTTCTCATCCTCCAGCGAGATCACCAGCGTGTAGAGATTAGGGGCTTCGTCGCTCCATTTCAGCGGGTTCTGCACAGTCGTTTCGAGCAAGCCAAATTTCACATTGTCTAGGCGCGGGTAGGCCTCGTTCACAATATCTTCTGCCGTTTTCTCCAGTTCCCTTTCAAAAACGGGCTTGTTAGATTTGTCGTACAGTTGCGTTTTTACTTTGTAGCCGGAAATTTCGCCTCCTGTATAATTATCCAGGCGCGGGCGGATACTGAATTTTGCATTTTTGTAGTCTTTATCCAGCTTGGCTTGCCAATGCAAATCGGCAATGCGCAGTTTAGGTTCAGCCAGTAGCATCACCTCTCGCTGAATACCGCTCATACGCCAGTGGTCCTGGTCTTCCAGGTAGGCGCCGTCACTCCACCGAATCACCTGCACCGACACGGTGTTCTCGCCCGGTTGCAGATAAGGCGTCACGTTAAACTCAGAGGGTAGGAAGCTGTCTTCGCCATAGCCCAGGAACTTCCCGTTCACCCACACTTTAAAGCCTGAACTTACCCCCCCGAAATGGAGCGTCACGTTCATGTTTTTCCAATCCGCCGGAATGGCAAAGGTGCGTTGGTAGGAGCCAACAGCATTGTAATCTTTGGGTACGCGGGGCGGATCTATCGGGCGGAACGGATACACGGCACTTTTATAGATCGGAATGTCGTAGCCTTTCATTTCCCAGTTTGAGGGCACCTCAATTTTTTCCCATCCACTCACGCGGCCCTTATAGAAATCGGAAGGGGCATCGGCAGGCTTCAGAGCGAATTTAAAGTCCCACTCACCATTCAATAAGATCATCCGGCCAGATTTGCTTCTATCTCCTATCAAAGCTTCATTCACAGATTTGAAGGAATAAGCCGTTGCTCTGGCCGGTTCACGGTTAATGCTGGTTACATGCTGGTTCTCATAAGGCTCTAGGTTATAAACGCCGGGTACTGGAGGGATGGTGGCAGGCAAACCATCTACTGTCTGCGCCAGCAGCCAATACGGACTTAATACAAATATCAAAAGAGATAAGAGCAGCTTAGACATAAATGCAGGTAGTATGTTGATCATGACTTGGCATTATAGGCAACAATGTATTCTTTACCTTTTTCAAGCGCCATTGTATATTGTCCGTTGCCCAATGATTTGATTTTAGCACCTTTGCTTTTAGGCTTTGTGTTACTTGTGAAGCGAAGAATGCCTGTTCCCTCCTCTGCTTTCACCCTGATTTGTTTGGTATTGCAGTAAACCGTGATATTCCCATTTGGGGTAGGAACGGTACCTTCCATCCATTCCAGGCCTCCCAGTACAGGTGCTACTTCGTAAGTGGCATAGCCTGGCGAAAGCGGTTTCACCCCGAGGTAGTACTTGCCCAGCAGGTAAATAGGGCTGGCGCCCCAGGCATGGCAAAGGCTTTTGCCAAACGGCCGGCCGTACATTGCCAGGTGCTCTACCCCGGATTCCGTGGGGTCGTATTTTTCCCAGAAAGAAGTGGCTCCCAGTTTAAGCATATCGCCCCAGTAGTTCTTCATTTCCTTCATCACATAGTCTTGCTCGCCCATGGCACACAGTGCTTCCAATTCATAGAAACGCATATACGGCGTGGTAATTTTCTGCACCTTGTCGTTGAGCAGCACATTCCGTTTCACGCCCTGTTTTTGGCTTTCGTTGAAATAATCGAAGAAGATGCCGAACATGTTTGCGTAGCGGGTCACGTTCTCCGTCGGCTTTCCATTTACCCTGCTATGTACCAGCGCCTGCTTTTGCTCGCTCCAGTAAACGTCGAAAAGTTTAGCCCGCAAGTCAGATGCCAGTTTGGTGTATCGGGAAGCGCCTTCCTTGTCATTTACGATGTTGGCGCAGAGAGCCATGGTTTCCAGACTTCTGGCAAGCAGCAATTGCTCAAAGCTCACCTCGCCTTGTTTACTCAATCCATCTGCCCAATCAATAAATACCCAGTCGCCAGCCTGGCCTTCCATAAAGCCGTCTTTGTTGCGCCGCTCCAAGCAGAAATCGATCAGGGTTTGCATGCGCGGGTAAAACTGCTGGATAAAGTGTTTGTCGCCGGTGTACTGGTAGTAATCGTTGATGGAGATGAACCAATAAAGGCTATAGTCCATGATGGTGTTGATGTGCGTGGTGGTTGGCTCCTTACCGCGCAGGGCCAGCATCGTACGCCGCACAGAAGGCGAGTCAAAGCCTAGATAATAGTTCATCAGGTAGCTTTGGTTTGCATCCCCTGACCAGATCCAGCGGTCGCGCTTGATGCCATCAATAAAGAACTCGCGTGTTGTCAGCTCCATGGTGTACTTAGCCACGTCCCATATCTTGTTAAGTTCCTGATCCGAACTGCGGAATTTGCCCCGTTCCCCTATAGGCAGGTACTCGTACAGCATGGACACATCGGCTATCGTAATCCCCGGTTCCAGCCGTATATTAACGTAACGGAATGCCTGTGACTGGTCCAGCGCATAATCAGCGGCCTGAGGCTGGTCTATGTCCAGGTGGTCGAGGGTTTCGCAATGCTCTGTCGACATTGCCTCTTCTATTGATTCTCCGTAGTATAGGGATACTTTACCTTTGCCTTTCAGGCCATGCAGCTTAATGTATCCAAAGGTCTCTTTGCCGAAATCGACCACGATCGACTGTCCTTTATGGTCTATTTTAGCTGCTTTCTGTGGTGTGGTGGGCAGTTTAAACGCCGATGGCAAATTCTGAGGATCGTTGAAGTGCCAGGTACCCGCATTGAGCCATTTCGTTCCCGACTGGTCCGATACTTTCCCTGACTCGTCTATCCACTCTTTGTCCTCAAACGTTACCAACCAGGTGGAGTCCGAGACAACGGTCCTGCCCTTCACAAACAAGGCCGGTACCCGGTCTTGGGCATACACCTTGATGTTGATTTTCTGCTTTCCGGCCGGGATGGTAAGCTTTTTTGGGGTTCCGTTCACCATTTTGCTATTCAGCTTCACATTGTAGCGGCCCTCAGCAAAAATCTCAATTTCTTCCGGCTCCTTCAGGTCAAACACCTTATGAAAATCGATCAGTACGTAATGGTTATCCATGCGCCAGAATGGCGGGAAAAACGTTCCCCGCTCGGTGCGTCTGTTTTGCATCTGGTTACTTAACCAAACCTCATAATCTCCCGGGTACCAGATCCAGGTCGCTTGCTTTAGCTGCTGCGCTTTTGCGTTCCCCATAGAGAAAACAGTCAAAAACAGGCTAAGTATAATCACTACTCTTTGCAGAGGTGGAGCCAGATTCTTCATAAAGATCGAACAGGGAAAACCAGGTTGATTGTTGACAGATTAGATGGACTGATCCGTTTATGCCGTACAAACCACTGTTTGCAACAGCCACACATCAAGTAAAAATTTAAGACTGGAAAATAGACTTCATATAGCGGGTATTCGCACCGAAGTTGCCTCTCACGTCACGCGGATTGGCTGCATCGCGGGAACGTTCTATCACCAACCAGCCACTCCAACCCATTTCGTCAAGCGTTTTCTTCACTTTCGGCATGTCCAGGCGGGTATTGTTCTCTAACCACACCCCATCCTCGTCGGTGCAATGGATCATGCAGATGCGGTCTTTGCCTAAAATCTTCAGTTCCTTGTGCAGGTCGCGTCCTTCTTTAAGTGGGTTGGAGAAATTAAAGTAAATCATGATTCCTTTTGAGTTTACATCCTTCAGCAATTCCTTCTCCCCTTGAGCGTCCAGGGCTGTTTCAATTCCTATCACCACACCGGCCTTTTCGGCCATTTTACCTACCACCTTCAGGCGCTCGACAATAGCAGGGCGCAGGTGCGGGTACTGCTTCAGGTCGCCTTTTGTGCCAAGGGGCAGAAAACCGACTTTAATGCCCATGTGCTTCATCGTTTCAATGCAGTCGCGTACCATTTGCTGGTAGGTAGGCCGCTCTGCGAACGACTGGGCATAAAACCCGGTCATGGCCAGCGAGCAAAGTTCCAGGTTAAGCTCCTTGGCTTTGTCCAGAAACTGCTGCCGAGTTACTGGATCTGCAAGTTTACTATCAAAGGTATCTCTGTTCCCGAGACCGCCCATGTCCACCTCCAGGCCATCGGCCCCTATTTCCTTTGCAAGCTGAAAAGCACCAAGCTTCTGCCGTTTCAAGATCATGAGGTCTACCACCGCTATTTTGTAACGTTGCCCCGTAAACGCAAGCTTGTTGGTAGAAGCACAGGACCACATCCCGGGCGCAACAAGCAAACCCACCGCCAGGGTGGCAGCATCTCCCAGAAAAGAGCGGCGACTGTAAGGTTTTGATGAACTATCCATGTCTGCTGACATCTTTCTATCCCTGCTGTTTTTGCTTGTACCGTACATATTCAGCTTAATCGACAGAGACACTACTTCCCTGCTGCACTTTGCCTGCTACCGGGTTACCACCCGGCCACTCACCTTTCTTAATCCTTTTTGTCTTCATTTTAGACGGGTCCACCACCACATGTTTAATGCGCTCTCTTCGCCAGGTGTAAATAAAATGCAGCAAGCCATCCGAGGTCTGGATTACGGCCGGGTACGAGTACTGGCTGATGGGAGAATCTTCGAGGACCAAAGCCGCTTTCCAACTCTTGCCGTCTTTTGAAACTGCTACGTTCAGCGGCGTGCGCGGCCCTTTGGCTAAGTCGCCCGGGGGAAGCACGTGGTTATACACCAGCACATGGTCCCCGTTAGCCATCGTGACGGCATCGGTCCCGGAATTGTTGTTCGGCAAATCCATTTTCTTCAAAGGCGACCAGGTGCGACCGTTGTCGGTTGACCATGACTCAACGAGCGCCCGGTGCTTGCTGCGCGCAATAATCTGTAGTTTGCCCTTTCCGTGCTTAAGGATGCTTGGCTGAATAGCATTTAAGTTTTCAGGGCCTTTATCCAACGGGCCTATTTTGGACCAGGTCTTCCCGAAGTCGGGCGTTACCTCGAAATGTACTTTCCAGCCATCGCCTTCCGTACTGGAAGGGGAGAAAAGTTCGCCGTTACTGAGCAAGACCGGTTTGTTTTTGACTGGGCCAATGTTTCCTTCAGGCAGCATTTTCCCTTCTGACCAGGTGATACCGCCATCTTTGGAAGTTCTCAGCCAGCCTTTCCAGGTTGAAGGACTGGGACCAATTTTATAAAACAGCATCAATTCGCCATTTGGCACCTGATACAACACCGGGTTCCAGGTGGGGAGGCGGGTCCCATCTTTCTGCTCTCCGGTGGCCACCTCCACAGGGGCTGTCCAGCTTCCGTTTACCAGCCGGCAAACCCAGATGCCCACATCCGGATGCCGCTCTTTCGTTCCGCCGAAAAAAGAGGCCACTAACCCGGTAGGAGTCTCTACAATAGTAGCCGAGTGGCAGGAAGGAAAAGGGGCTTTTTCATAGAGGAACTCTTCCTTCAAAATGCCCTTGCTCCATTTCTGTTTCTGGGCAGAAGCAATTTGAACTCCGCACAGGAAAATGACTGCTACTGCTGTCAAAAATTTATTCATGGCTTTAATCGTATTGGTTTTTCAAAATACTTGTCTGCCCGTTGCCAGAGGGCAAATGACTCAAGTCTATTTTTTGGTGATTCTCTTGCTGCCCTTTTAATTTAAGAGCAGATGTTACCCATTCTATTTTGTCCCACATCAGGAGGGCATATTACAGTTATGTATTTGATCCTAGGCAGGCATACCGGGGAATTTCAAACAACTACATCCATCACGCAAAACTCACGGCATTTGCAGCTGTTTTCACTTACTAAGACTTAGCACGGTAATCAGCCACAGCAAGCATCTGGCATAGGAAGGCATTTACTTCACGACAAAGGCATAATCACCGGAACCAATTTCAAACACTGCTCTGCCTCCTTCCATCTTTAGAAATCTAACGCCGCTGGCAGATGATACCGCTTTGCCGCTTTCCGTAATGTCGTTCTGAGAGCGAGCTGGGATGTACACCACGGCTTTTGTATTGCCTGGGACTGTTATTTTCCAGGAAAACCGCTTCTTCTCCTTTTTCCAGTTACTTTTGATCAGCCCATGCACAGAATGGTAGCTGGCATCT
This region includes:
- a CDS encoding alpha-L-rhamnosidase-related protein, producing the protein MGNAKAQQLKQATWIWYPGDYEVWLSNQMQNRRTERGTFFPPFWRMDNHYVLIDFHKVFDLKEPEEIEIFAEGRYNVKLNSKMVNGTPKKLTIPAGKQKINIKVYAQDRVPALFVKGRTVVSDSTWLVTFEDKEWIDESGKVSDQSGTKWLNAGTWHFNDPQNLPSAFKLPTTPQKAAKIDHKGQSIVVDFGKETFGYIKLHGLKGKGKVSLYYGESIEEAMSTEHCETLDHLDIDQPQAADYALDQSQAFRYVNIRLEPGITIADVSMLYEYLPIGERGKFRSSDQELNKIWDVAKYTMELTTREFFIDGIKRDRWIWSGDANQSYLMNYYLGFDSPSVRRTMLALRGKEPTTTHINTIMDYSLYWFISINDYYQYTGDKHFIQQFYPRMQTLIDFCLERRNKDGFMEGQAGDWVFIDWADGLSKQGEVSFEQLLLARSLETMALCANIVNDKEGASRYTKLASDLRAKLFDVYWSEQKQALVHSRVNGKPTENVTRYANMFGIFFDYFNESQKQGVKRNVLLNDKVQKITTPYMRFYELEALCAMGEQDYVMKEMKNYWGDMLKLGATSFWEKYDPTESGVEHLAMYGRPFGKSLCHAWGASPIYLLGKYYLGVKPLSPGYATYEVAPVLGGLEWMEGTVPTPNGNITVYCNTKQIRVKAEEGTGILRFTSNTKPKSKGAKIKSLGNGQYTMALEKGKEYIVAYNAKS
- a CDS encoding sugar phosphate isomerase/epimerase family protein; the encoded protein is MWSCASTNKLAFTGQRYKIAVVDLMILKRQKLGAFQLAKEIGADGLEVDMGGLGNRDTFDSKLADPVTRQQFLDKAKELNLELCSLAMTGFYAQSFAERPTYQQMVRDCIETMKHMGIKVGFLPLGTKGDLKQYPHLRPAIVERLKVVGKMAEKAGVVIGIETALDAQGEKELLKDVNSKGIMIYFNFSNPLKEGRDLHKELKILGKDRICMIHCTDEDGVWLENNTRLDMPKVKKTLDEMGWSGWLVIERSRDAANPRDVRGNFGANTRYMKSIFQS
- a CDS encoding sialidase family protein; translated protein: MNKFLTAVAVIFLCGVQIASAQKQKWSKGILKEEFLYEKAPFPSCHSATIVETPTGLVASFFGGTKERHPDVGIWVCRLVNGSWTAPVEVATGEQKDGTRLPTWNPVLYQVPNGELMLFYKIGPSPSTWKGWLRTSKDGGITWSEGKMLPEGNIGPVKNKPVLLSNGELFSPSSTEGDGWKVHFEVTPDFGKTWSKIGPLDKGPENLNAIQPSILKHGKGKLQIIARSKHRALVESWSTDNGRTWSPLKKMDLPNNNSGTDAVTMANGDHVLVYNHVLPPGDLAKGPRTPLNVAVSKDGKSWKAALVLEDSPISQYSYPAVIQTSDGLLHFIYTWRRERIKHVVVDPSKMKTKRIKKGEWPGGNPVAGKVQQGSSVSVD